The Polyangium mundeleinium genome contains the following window.
GCTGAGCCCGTTCTGGTGCGCTCGACGGACTTCACCTATGCCGAGGCGGCGACCCTCTCGCAGCTCGTCGCGGTCACGCAGTCGGGGTACATCCAGAAGAACGGCGGCTACTCGAAGAAGTCGCTGCCGCCGCTCGAGCTCGGCTACTCCCTGCCCGAGCTCAACACCGAGGTACAGACGGTCGACCCGGAGTACACCGCGGACCTCGGCAACGTCGACGGCAAGCGGGCGCGGTGGGTTGATCTCGAAGGCGAGGGCTTGCCCGGCGTTCTTGTCCAGCACGGCGAGGGCTTGTTCTACAAGCAGAACCTCGGCGAGGGCGAGCTCGCGCCGGCCAGGCAGCTCGTGCGCCGTCCCAATGCCATTGCACCCACAATGGGCCGCACGGAGCTTCTGGATCTCGAGCACGAAGGCCGCCCGAGCCTCGTGTTCTTCAACAGGACAGGCTCAGGGATCCACGAGCGCACCGCGGATGGCGAATGGGGGCCGTTCATGCCCTTCGCGTCTCATCCGAATATCCCCTGGAACGATCCGGGCGTGCGCTTCATCGACATCACCGGCGACGGCCAGCAGGACATCATCTTCACGAGCGGGCACGTGCACATCTGGTTTCCCTCGCTCGGCAAGAACGGCTGGGGGCCGCCGCGCAATCTGCCGATGGTCTTCGACGAGGACCTGGCGCCAACGGAGGTGTACCGGGACAATCGAGGCATCGTCTTCGTCGCGGACATGACCGGCGACGGCATGCCCGACATCGTGCGGATCAAGAACGGCAGCATCTGCTACTGGCCAAACCGTGGGCTCGGGCGGCTGGGGCCCAAGGTGGAGATGAGCAACGCGCCGCGGTTCGATGACCCGCTCCGCTTCGATCCTCGGCGCATCCGGCTCGCGGACATCGACGGCTCGGGGACCACGGACATTCTCTACATCGGCGCCGACGGGATCCAGATCGCCTTCAACCAGGCGGGCAATGGCTGGAGCAAGGTCGAGAAGCTGCCGGGGTTCCCCACGGCAGACCTCGGGTCGCCGATCTCGGTGCTCGACTTCTTGGGCAAGGGGACCGCCTGCATCGTCTGGTCCTCGCCCTGGAAGGGCGTGGCGCAGCCGCCGATGCGGTACATCGACCTCTTGGGCTCGAAGAAGCCGTACTTGCTCACCGCGGTGAAGAACAACCTCGGGGCGGAGACGAAGCTCGAGTACGCACCCTCGACGAAGTTCTACCTGGAGGACTTGAAGAACGGGACGCCCTGGGTCACGCGACTGCCCTTTCCGGTGCATGTGCTCGCCCGCGTCGAGACCCACGACGCCGTGAGCGGCACGAAGTTCGTCAGCACATACAATTACCACCACGGCTACTACGACAGCGCGGAGAAGGAGTTCAGGGGGTTCGGCCTTGTAGAACAATGGGATGCTGAGTCGTTCTCCGAGAACGAGCTCCACCTCCCGCCGGTCCAGACGAAGACCTGGTTCCACACGGGCGCGTTCTTCGAGAAGGACAAGATCGAGAAGCAGTTCGCGAGGGAGTACTACGCGCTCAACGCGCAGGAGCCTATGCTCCCTGACGCCGTTCTTCCGCAAGGCATGAGCCCGAAGGAGGCACGGGAGGCGGCGCGGGCCCTCAAGGGCCAGATGTTGCGGCAGGAGATCTACGGGCTCGACGGCTCGCCGCAGCAAGAACACCCGTACCTCGTCACCTCGGCCAGCCACGAGATCCGCAAGCTGCAATCTGCCACGGACAAGACGCACGCGGTCTTCTTCCCGTACGTCCGGGAGAAGCTCGAAGCCCACTACGAGCGGAATCCGAAGGATACGCGCGTCGTCCACACCCTGGCGCTCGAGGCGGATGCCTTCGGGCACGTGACGCGCTCGGCGACGGTCGCCTACGCGCGACGGAGCATGGAGCTGCCCGAGCAGGGGCTGCTCGCCACGATCACCGAGGCCGCGGTGGCGAACGAGCCCAGCTCGCCGGACTTCTACCGGCTCGGGGTGCCCGTCGAGACCCGGACGTACGAGCTCACGGGCCTGCCGAAGACGCAGAGCGCGTGCCTGCCGTTCGCCGACGTCCTCGCCTCGGTGAACAACGCGGTAACCATCCCCTACGAGGCCACCCCCGATGGCAGCCTCCAGAAGCGCCTCGTCGAGCACGTGAGGCACCTCTACTGGGACAGCTCGACCCTGGCCGGCCCGCTGCCTCTCGGGGCCATGGACGGGCTCGCGCTGCCCTACGAGACCTACGCGCTCGCCTTCACGCCGGGGCTGCTTGCCGAGGCGTACGGCTCGCGCGTCACGCCGCAGCTCCTCGCCGAGGGCGGGTACGTCGAGCAAGGTGGCTTGTTCTGGATCCGGAGTGGACGGGAGATCTTCGAGCCGACCGGGTTCTACTTGCCCATCGAGGTCAGAGACCCCCTGGGACAAACCACGAAGATCGGCTACGACAGCCACAACCTGCTCGTGGTCTCGGTCGTCGATCCCCTGGGCAACGAGATCACGGCGGAGAACAACTACCGCACGATGTCCCCAGTCCTGGTCACCGACCCAAACAAGAACCGCACTGCGGTAGAGCTCGACGAGCTCGGGCTGGTCGTGGCCACGGCGGTCATGGGTAAGGTCGGCGCAGGCGAAGGAGACACGCTCGCGGAGCCGACCTCTACGTTCGAGTACGACCTCGAGCGCTGGTGGAAGGACAAGAAGCCGAACGTCGTGCACGCCGCGGCGCGCGAGCGGCATGGGGATCCCGGCACGCCCTGGCAGCATAGCTACACGTACCCCGACGGGCTCGGGCGCGAGGTCATGAAGAAGGCCCGCGCCGAGGCCGGGCCGGCACCGAAGCGCGACCAGAACGGCATCCTGGTCAAGGACGCGCAGGGGCAGCTCGTCCTCGAGAACACGACCGTCCGCTGGGTGGGGACGGGACGAACCGTGTTCGACAACAAGGGCAATCCGGTCAAGAAGTACGAGCCCTTCTTCAGCGCGACGCACGAGTACGAGGACGAGAAGGAGCTCGTCGAGTGGGGCGTGACGCCCATCCTCCGGTACGACCCCCTCGGGCGACTCGTCAGGACCGATCACCCGAACGGCACGTTCTCCCGCGTAGAGTTCACGCCCTGGAGGCAGACGAGCTGGGACGAGAACGACACGGTTCTGGAGAGCGCGTGGTACGCGGCCCGGCAGGCTGGCGCCTTGCCCTCACCGTCGGCCCAGGAGCAGCGCGCCGCCCTGCTCGCCGCCAAGCACGCCGGCACCCCCGCGGCGCTTCTCCTGGATGTCCTGGGCCGGCCGGTGGTGAAGGTCGAGGATAACGGGGCCTCGGGGAAGTACACGACCGCGACGACGCTCGACATCGAGGGCAACCCTGTCGCCGTCATCGACGCCCGAGGCAACACGGCGATGGCGCAATTCTTCGACATGCTGAGCCGGCCGCTCAGCCAGAAGAGCATCGACGCGGGCGAGCGGTGGACCTTCTTCGACGTGCTCGGCAACCCGATCAGGAGCTGGGACAGCCGCGGGCATGTCATCCGCTCGGTCTACGATGCACTTCACCGGCGCACGGAACTCTGGGTGCAGAAGGACGCGGGCGCGGAGATCCTGGCGGAGACGACGGTCTACGGGGAGGGGCAGCCGAACGCGCAGGCCGCGAACCTGCGCGGGAAGGTGTACCAGGTCAGGGACGGCGCCGGCCTCGTCACGCACGTGGCCTACGACTTCAATGGCAACCCCCTCGAGGTGCACAGGCGGCTCGCCAAGAACTATAAGGGCGACATCGACTGGTCGGCCTCGCCGGTGCTCGAGGCGGAGACGTTCGTCCAGAAGACACAATACGACGCGCTGAACAGGCCGACGAGCCTCACCACGCCGGACCAGAGCGAGATCCGGCCGAAGTACAACGAAGCGGGCCTACTCGAGCAGGTAGAAGTGCGGCTGCGAGGGGCGGTCAACTGGACGACGTTCGTCGACGATATCGACTACGATGCGAAGGGCCAGCGGGAGAAGATCGTCTACGGGAACGGCGCCTTCACCGAGTACAGCTACGACCCGCTCACGTTCCGGCCGATAAGGATCAAGACGACCAGGTCCTCGGACGGGGCGCTTCTACAAGACCTTCGCTACACCTACGACCCCGTCGGTAATGTCGTCGATATCGCCGATCTCGCGCAGAAGACCGTCTTCAACAATGGCCCGGTCGAGCCGGTCTGGAAATACGAGTACGACGCCTTGTCCAGGCTGATCGAGGCGACAGGCCGCGAACACGCAGGGCAGAACGCCGACATCCAGCAGGACGAGGGCGGCTTCCCGCTGCTCAACGTGCCGCACCCGAACGACCCGCAGGCCCTCCGGAACTACACCGAGCGCTACAAGTACGACGCGGTCGGCAACATCGAGAAGATGATCCACGAGGTCGTGGGCCTCTCGGGGAGCTGGACGCGCCGCTACGACGTCGCGCCGGAAAACAACCGGCTCCTCCGCACGAGCCTACCTGGTGACGCGGACGGGGACTTCTCGGCGAAGTACGGCCACGACGCTCACGGGAACATGACCTCGATGCCGCATCTGCTGAGCATCGGGTGGGACTTCAAGGACCAGAAGCGCGCGGTCGACAAGGGCGGCGGCGGCAAGGTGTACTTCACGTACGACGCCGCAGGGCAGCGCGTCCGGAAGGTCTGGGAGCACAACGGGATCGTCGAGGAGCGAATCTACCTCGGGGGCTTCGAGATCTACCGGAGGAGCGAGGCGGGCTCGCTGGTCCTCGAGCGCGAGACGCTCCATGTGATGGATGGGGCCCAGCGCATCGCCCTGGCCGAGACGAAGACTGTTGATGCCTCGGTGGCGAACTTCGTGGTGTCGTCGCGCGTGCGCTACCAGCTCGGCAACCACCTCGGCTCGGCCGCGCTGGAGCTCGACGACGCCGGCTTGGTCATCTCCTACGAGGAATACCACCCCTTCGGGACGACGGCCTTCCACGCGGTGGCGAGCGGTGTGGAGGTGAGCGCGAAGCGGTATCGATACACGGGCAAGGAGCGGGACGAGGAGACGGGCCTCTACTACCACGGGGCGAGGTACTACGCGCCATGGCTCGGGCGGTGGACGAGCACGGACCCGGCGGGGATGGTGGATGGGCCGAATCTGTATGCGTATGGCCGAAATAACCCCCTCCGCTTTGTTGATCCGGATGGGCGCCAGGCGCTTGTCAAGCAGACAATGGTACGTCCTCCTCGGACGCCCGCTGATGTGCAGGCGGAGCATCGGGCGCAGCAGATGCAGCGCCTACCGCCTCCGGAGCCGAAAAAAGAGGATGAGCAACCTGCACCTAAGCCGGTCCCCAAGGAGCAGGAGCTCGACAAGAGTCGCGCCGCGTCCGAGCGCAAGCCGGTCTCGGAGCTGAAGCCCAGCGAATCGCTGAAAAAGTTCGTCGCAGAGCGCGAGCTTGCCCCGGGCGCCCCCATGAAGCGGAAGGTCGAGATCGGGCTAAGCATCGGATATGGTCATGACATTGGAGATGAAGAAGAACTCAGCAAAGTCAGGAGTAGGTACGGAACAGAGCTAGATGACGCCGAGGCAAAGGACCTCCTGAGCCGGGATCTGGAAGGCCAAGCGAAAGAGATCCGTACGCGCCTGAAGGGAGTGGCGCTGACTCAAGGTGAATTCGACGCGCTCGTCAGCCAAGGCTTTAACGGCGCGCTCTACAAGAACGGAAAGTCGAAGACGCTTGATGCGCTAAAGCGCAAGGCGACCAGTGATGAGGTGGCTGCCCTAATGCTTGATACGGTGACATCGCAGGAACCTCAGCACCGGGGAAAGGGGGCCATCGAAGGACTGACGGAACGTCGATTCGAGGAAGTCCAGATATTCTTTGATGCGGGCTACCCATCACGTCGCACGCCCGCGGTGGTCGCCCTCAGTAGGGAGTTCGCGCAAGCGTACAATAACGAGGTCCATAAGGCATCCAGGGCAGAGAAGGGCCCAAAGCTCGCCGAGCTGCAGCGCCGGTTTATGGGTCTGGCCCGCCAACAAGGACTCATTCCATGACCATATCTGTTCCACGTGCGGGCAGCATCCTGCTCGCCCTCCCCCTGTCCATCGCTTGCACGACCTCTCGCACGCGTTGCGCCAGCGATTCGTCCGCGCCAGCCGATCGCGCCAGCACTATTTCAGTGGCGGACGCGCAGCCTCTGGATGCGAACAGCGAAAGTGGGGGAGACGAAAGCGAAGAGGCTGGAGTGTCGGGTACTCGCCAGTCCAATCAGTGTGAACTCATTGCACGTGAATTGAGGTTCGTAGCGCGATGGCGGCATAATCCGAACCGAGCATTCGGTGGGAAGCCACTTTACTGTGATATCTCGTCGACCGCCGACATCTGCGGACGGACAAGCGTCGACGAGGACGGGCTCACGTCCGTCGCCGTTCCCCAAAACGGACCGGGCGCATTCTTTCACTTTATACTGAACGATGACGATGACACCAAGAAGCGTCTCACCTGCAGAACAATCGGCTTGATCGCCACGGCTCGGCCTGAACCCGGTGTTGAGCACTGTGGGACTGTCAAAGATGGCCCACTCGCCGGCATGAGGATCATTGCCGACAGCCGATGCGATCGGTTACGAATGACGCTGTTCGATAAAGCATACCAGGCGAAGGACCCGGATGCCGAAAAGCTGACTGACTGCGACGAGCCTTTACCTGAGCGTTTGGCGGGGCCAGAACTGCAGTGCAAACCTGTGAACTTTGGGCGGGACTGAGTGCCCCGCCGACAAGTTGTCCAACGTCGCTTTGAGTATTCACGTGGCGACCGTGGGGTCCGACGTCGCATGCACGCTGGGCTGATCAGTGCTGGCGCCCTCGCGTTACCATCGCGGCGGCCAAGGAGGTCCGGATGAGCCTTCGTTACTCCCTCGCGGCGATTACCCTCACACTTCTCCTCGCCGGCCTTGGGATCTTGCCTTCGTGCAGTAGCGCTTCCTGCGACGGCGGCGGCGAGGGCTGCCCGTGTACGACAGGCGTCGAGTGCGGCAGGCCGCCCGCCTGCACGGGTTGGCTCTGCGACGGCACCTGTCACAGTTTCAACGAGCGCGTGGGCTTCCGCTGCATGATGGATTCATGCCCAGGCCCGGACAAGTGCCCTGGCGTGTGCGACGGCGCGGGTACGTGCATTGGGTGCCTGCAGGACGCGGACTGCAAACCGGGGCATACCTGCGAGGCCGGGAACGTGTGCTCGCGCTGCGATGATGGGGTGAAGAACGGGGATGAGACCGGCGTCGACTGCGGCGGCTCGTGCCCGCTGTGCCCGGGGACGTGCAACGTGGACGCCGACTGCTCCGCTGGCTACTGCTGGGAGGGGCTGTGCGTTCGGTGCGACGACGGGATCAAGAACGGAGACGAGACCGGCATCGACTGCGGCAACTCCGGTGGGCGCTGCCCGATCTGTTTCGGGGCGTTCTGCGAGTCGGGTGCTGCATGCGCGAGCGGCGCCTGCGAAAAAGGGCTCTGCTGCTCGAAACCTTGCCCTCTCTGCTACGATTGCGACCTTATGGGGGAATGCTTCTTCATCACTTACGGGTACACCGACACGTATGGAGTGGATCCCACCATTACCTGCAACGGCAGCCACATGTGTGATGGGAAAGGCCGATGCGCCCTGAAGGACGGGCAACCTTGCACGCAGAATGACGAGTGCGCTTCCTGGAGCTGCCTCAACGGCATCTGCGAATTCTAACTGGACGAGCGCCAGTTTATTGCGGCGGCGCGAGGTCTGGAATGCAACAGAACGTTACAGGCCCCTCGGTCAACGCCTCGCCAATGACTTCTCCCCCATCAGGATCGCACGTACCAGGCTGGTAGGACAATATCTCGGCGTCTTGGCTACCGAGTGCGGTGCTGGTGGGTAAATCGGTGCACTTTGGTCCATCGGTCGAGGGCAACACAAGGGAGCCCTGCTCGTTAGTACAGAATTGATCAGCATATACCCTGACGCGCACCGAGCAAGAGCCTCCCATTGACCCGCTGCAGGTGCAGGCCGAGCAAAGCCGCTGCTCCTCCACTTTTCGCCAACCTGAATGCCGATCGGGCCATGCGTCCGGACACGGTGCAGCAGCTTCGAGCCCATGGGCGACACGACATAGCCGGTACCCCGGCGGCGGATCAGAAACGCAAATATGCAGCAAGTCGCACGTTCCAATGCCGGCGGCTACGTATTCGATCACCCTCGTGCGCATGGGGGGCGGCAAGGGCTGTCCTTCCGGAGGCATGCTCGGCTCTGCAAGGCATGGCGCAACGATAGGCGGTTCAACCACCAACGAACGGACGCAGGGAACTCCATCGCACAACGTCCCCATTGGAATCTGTGTGGACGAAGTGCAACTCCCATCCCACGCGATTGGAGGCTCGAACGGAGTTACGTAGGGTGGAGAGATATCTTGACAGGCTGTCGAGTTTATGTCCCACGAGGCCGGCAGTATGCAGCCCACAGACGGCGCCAAGCATGAGCACGTCGGGCATGCCGGTTCGGCGAAGGCGACGTCCACCCAGCTCTCGAACTTCTCTGCAGGCAACGGCGGCGGCAGCGGGTCGGTCTCCTTTCCCATCCACACGTACGAAGGGTAGTAGTCGAACCCGCCTCCACCGGGCGCCATGCACTCCGCGTTCCCGGGGCATCCAGACGACGAGCCCGCTTCTGGGCCTCCATCATCGTCGCCCGCCTCGGCCTCGGCGTCGTCGCCGGCATCCACGTCGGCATCATCCCCAGCATCTGGCGGGCACGCGTACTTCTCTCCTGGCGGTCCGCAGCACGGGACCTCTTCGTCGGCATCGTTGTAGCAGATCGTGTAACCCTCGGTGATCGAGACGCAGCTCTCCGCGTCGCATGCCGCGAGCCCGAGGGCGATCAACGTGCCGAGGTACGAGGCCAGGGTCTTGAACGCACGCACGCCGTTAAGGCTAGTCCTCGAATCCGGGCACCGTCAACGTTAGGACCCGACGGACAAACCAACGCCGAGCGCTGTCGCGTTCCACGAACGCTTGCGCCTCACGCGCCCCACGGGCATGCTCTGCGGTGGGGGGACAAACCTGCTCTCTCAGGTCATGCGGGACGCCTCTTCACGCCCTTTCAGGGCGCGCTTTTTGCTGGTCGCGGCCCTGCTCTGCGGCACCTCGGAGGCGACGGCGCAGTCGTCCGAGGTCCTGCCGTGGCGCCTCGACTACGCCCCTGGTCCCGACGCTCCGAAGAACTGCCCGGACAAGAGCTACATCAAGGCCGCCCTCTCCACGAAGCTCAAGGGCCACGACCCCTTCACTGACGACGCGCCACGCTCGATCTCCGTGAAGCTGGTGCTCACGCCGCAGCGGATCGAGGCTCACATCGAGGCGCGCGACGAGAACGGTGAGGTTGTCGCCAACCACGTCACCCAGGCGGAATTTTGGCGCTGCGACCAGCTCGCTGATCGCACTGTGTTCTACCTGCGCGACATCATCGACCCACTGACGATCCCGCCCGCGGCCCCGGCGGCTTCGAGCTCGTCTGCGACGCCCGCGCCTTCATCTGCCGATCCGCCCCCAGCTCCCTCGACTCATGAGCGCGTCGAGTCGTCCCCCTCGGCACCCAAGGTCCTAGCGCGCCCGGCACGGCTGCCGCAACTCGCCATCTACGCGAACATGGGGGCTGCCTGGTGGAGTACCCCGGAGACCGCCCTGAGCCTCGCGGCGGGCATCGAGGCGCGGTGGAAGTGGCTCTCCATCGGGGTCGAAGGGCAGTACGATCACGCCTGGGCCTTGCCGACGAAGCTCGATGTGGAGGCTGAACGTGCGGGCCTGGCCGCCCTGGCATGCGGACGTCATGTAGTCCTCCCTCCCCGCGTCTCCGCCCGCGCGTGTGTGTTCGGCGACGTGGCACTGCTTTCGCTCGACCCTCAGAGAATCAAGCTTATCAGCGATGAGGACCTTGTGATCGACCTCGGCATGCGGCTCGGCGGAGAGCTCCGGCTCGCTCGCTTCTTGGGCCTCCAGCTACACGGGGACGTCGCCTACGTGGCCCTTCCGCGGTTGTTCATCGTCGACGGCAAGGAGCTCTGGCGCTCTCCCCGTCTCACCGGCGCTGTCCGGGTCGGCCTGGTTGTTCCCTTCGACATCCGGTGAAGTCGTCTTCGAGCAGGAAGATGTACGATTTATTGGACGGGTCGCCGGTCTCGGCGCGTGTTTGTATTTGTGCGCGTCCTCATCCCTTTCCTGCATCACGCCAGCGACGCCTTTCTCCGCTTCTACGCGACGCACCTCCTGACCGTTCTCGGGATCCTGGCGCGGATGGGCGTGCGCCAGGCGGATGTCGGTGACCTCGCGCAGCTCGTCTTCCTGAAGGTCTACAAGAGCTTCGACAAGGTCCCATCCACGGGGGTGAAGGACTGGCTCGAGATGATCTGTGAGCAGCAGGCTGCCGAGCACTACCGCCTGTACCGTCACCGCTTCGAAACCCCCGAAGCGGACGTCGGCGTCGACGTGCCCAGCGATGAGAACCCGCACGAGCGCTTCGAGCACCATGAGCTCGATCAGGTCGTCAAACGCGTGCTCCAGACCATGGACGCGCAGCTCGTCGATGTACTGGTCAGGGCCGAGTTCAACGGGGAATCGCTGCCGAAGATCGCCGCGGCGCTCGGGGTCTCACGCAACACGGCGCAGGCCAGGCTCGTCGAGGCCAAGGACGTCTTCCGGCGCAGCGTGAAGAAGCTGTTCGGCCGGGACTTCACGCCGTTCATGCTGCTGCCCTTCGGCCTCGATACCGTCGTCCGCCCCGAGGATCTCACGCCCGACTTCATCGAGAAGGCGCGGCATGAAGTCTGGCGCGGCGTCGCCCGCGAGCTTGGCTTCGACGAGGTGCTTCCTCCCGCCCTGCCTCCGAGCTCGTCGCCGCCTTCCGAGCCGCCGGCTTCGGGCAAGCGGCTCATCCAGATGATGGCGCCCAAGGGCTCTGGGCCTGTCGCTCGGGCCACCGTGAAGGCGGTGCTCGAGCGCATCATCAAGCACCCGCTCTTCCTGGTCGGCGTCGGCGCCTTGGGCGGGGGTGGTGCGGTCGCGCTCTGGCCCCACGACGAGCTGCCTGCCGCGCGACATGCAGTGCCGATGGTGCTCTCCGTCGTGATCGACGAGCGCGGGCGTGGTGAGGGCTTCTCAGCCGTCGCGCCCCCGGCCACCCCCGGAC
Protein-coding sequences here:
- a CDS encoding SpvB/TcaC N-terminal domain-containing protein, which produces MPKRSSVVPRPTVKAPNPSLPKGGGAVRGLGEKFNANVAMGTGTFNVPIATTPCRGLTPELALTYDSGTGNGPFGVGWHLSVPSITRKTDKGLPEYTDQWDTDTIILSGAEDLVPVLGPDGKKLITTEQGRRIQRYQPRVEGAFARVERITEAGAHYWQVTTKDNIRHIYGKSKTARVADALYPDRIFTWLLERTEDTRGNVVQYEYKVEDLASVPKSLHEKHRHEDPKLFSNSYLKRIRYGNKKPGEADDFYFQVVFDYGEHDAETPTPNEGKPWPCRKDPFSSYRATFEIRTYRICRRVLVFHHIPELGAEPVLVRSTDFTYAEAATLSQLVAVTQSGYIQKNGGYSKKSLPPLELGYSLPELNTEVQTVDPEYTADLGNVDGKRARWVDLEGEGLPGVLVQHGEGLFYKQNLGEGELAPARQLVRRPNAIAPTMGRTELLDLEHEGRPSLVFFNRTGSGIHERTADGEWGPFMPFASHPNIPWNDPGVRFIDITGDGQQDIIFTSGHVHIWFPSLGKNGWGPPRNLPMVFDEDLAPTEVYRDNRGIVFVADMTGDGMPDIVRIKNGSICYWPNRGLGRLGPKVEMSNAPRFDDPLRFDPRRIRLADIDGSGTTDILYIGADGIQIAFNQAGNGWSKVEKLPGFPTADLGSPISVLDFLGKGTACIVWSSPWKGVAQPPMRYIDLLGSKKPYLLTAVKNNLGAETKLEYAPSTKFYLEDLKNGTPWVTRLPFPVHVLARVETHDAVSGTKFVSTYNYHHGYYDSAEKEFRGFGLVEQWDAESFSENELHLPPVQTKTWFHTGAFFEKDKIEKQFAREYYALNAQEPMLPDAVLPQGMSPKEAREAARALKGQMLRQEIYGLDGSPQQEHPYLVTSASHEIRKLQSATDKTHAVFFPYVREKLEAHYERNPKDTRVVHTLALEADAFGHVTRSATVAYARRSMELPEQGLLATITEAAVANEPSSPDFYRLGVPVETRTYELTGLPKTQSACLPFADVLASVNNAVTIPYEATPDGSLQKRLVEHVRHLYWDSSTLAGPLPLGAMDGLALPYETYALAFTPGLLAEAYGSRVTPQLLAEGGYVEQGGLFWIRSGREIFEPTGFYLPIEVRDPLGQTTKIGYDSHNLLVVSVVDPLGNEITAENNYRTMSPVLVTDPNKNRTAVELDELGLVVATAVMGKVGAGEGDTLAEPTSTFEYDLERWWKDKKPNVVHAAARERHGDPGTPWQHSYTYPDGLGREVMKKARAEAGPAPKRDQNGILVKDAQGQLVLENTTVRWVGTGRTVFDNKGNPVKKYEPFFSATHEYEDEKELVEWGVTPILRYDPLGRLVRTDHPNGTFSRVEFTPWRQTSWDENDTVLESAWYAARQAGALPSPSAQEQRAALLAAKHAGTPAALLLDVLGRPVVKVEDNGASGKYTTATTLDIEGNPVAVIDARGNTAMAQFFDMLSRPLSQKSIDAGERWTFFDVLGNPIRSWDSRGHVIRSVYDALHRRTELWVQKDAGAEILAETTVYGEGQPNAQAANLRGKVYQVRDGAGLVTHVAYDFNGNPLEVHRRLAKNYKGDIDWSASPVLEAETFVQKTQYDALNRPTSLTTPDQSEIRPKYNEAGLLEQVEVRLRGAVNWTTFVDDIDYDAKGQREKIVYGNGAFTEYSYDPLTFRPIRIKTTRSSDGALLQDLRYTYDPVGNVVDIADLAQKTVFNNGPVEPVWKYEYDALSRLIEATGREHAGQNADIQQDEGGFPLLNVPHPNDPQALRNYTERYKYDAVGNIEKMIHEVVGLSGSWTRRYDVAPENNRLLRTSLPGDADGDFSAKYGHDAHGNMTSMPHLLSIGWDFKDQKRAVDKGGGGKVYFTYDAAGQRVRKVWEHNGIVEERIYLGGFEIYRRSEAGSLVLERETLHVMDGAQRIALAETKTVDASVANFVVSSRVRYQLGNHLGSAALELDDAGLVISYEEYHPFGTTAFHAVASGVEVSAKRYRYTGKERDEETGLYYHGARYYAPWLGRWTSTDPAGMVDGPNLYAYGRNNPLRFVDPDGRQALVKQTMVRPPRTPADVQAEHRAQQMQRLPPPEPKKEDEQPAPKPVPKEQELDKSRAASERKPVSELKPSESLKKFVAERELAPGAPMKRKVEIGLSIGYGHDIGDEEELSKVRSRYGTELDDAEAKDLLSRDLEGQAKEIRTRLKGVALTQGEFDALVSQGFNGALYKNGKSKTLDALKRKATSDEVAALMLDTVTSQEPQHRGKGAIEGLTERRFEEVQIFFDAGYPSRRTPAVVALSREFAQAYNNEVHKASRAEKGPKLAELQRRFMGLARQQGLIP
- a CDS encoding sigma-70 family RNA polymerase sigma factor, whose protein sequence is MFVFVRVLIPFLHHASDAFLRFYATHLLTVLGILARMGVRQADVGDLAQLVFLKVYKSFDKVPSTGVKDWLEMICEQQAAEHYRLYRHRFETPEADVGVDVPSDENPHERFEHHELDQVVKRVLQTMDAQLVDVLVRAEFNGESLPKIAAALGVSRNTAQARLVEAKDVFRRSVKKLFGRDFTPFMLLPFGLDTVVRPEDLTPDFIEKARHEVWRGVARELGFDEVLPPALPPSSSPPSEPPASGKRLIQMMAPKGSGPVARATVKAVLERIIKHPLFLVGVGALGGGGAVALWPHDELPAARHAVPMVLSVVIDERGRGEGFSAVAPPATPGPSPTIVVVAPARPPAGPVPLNDPETTNLEQAREMLSRGQCAEALSTLRQHERDYRDSHHAAVRNKYIATALEGLRQNEQKSGSTP